One Gemmatimonadaceae bacterium DNA segment encodes these proteins:
- a CDS encoding L,D-transpeptidase, translating into MHARVIPALVGLIVGMGAAVWLPAQHSPTRRVPPASRPAHQAWFPTIPQQGDTLIDVSLVRRELHVLSGPDTLYTAPVAIGADSVVRFEASVWHFSTPRGRHRILRKRANPVWRPPDWHYAEVALAHRLRLRAIPAGGIVLEDGRRLVVRDSLVGLAWRDDDSVPTEGDSSPSTTETFAPLPVDEHIVFDATLFIPPLASRNREVSGMLGAFALDLGDGIMLHGTVDDATLQSQRTHGCIRLLARDLQWLYDHVSVGTVVRIR; encoded by the coding sequence ATGCACGCCCGAGTCATCCCGGCACTGGTCGGGTTGATCGTCGGCATGGGCGCGGCGGTGTGGCTGCCGGCACAGCACTCGCCTACCAGGCGAGTGCCTCCGGCGTCACGCCCCGCGCACCAGGCGTGGTTCCCCACCATTCCGCAGCAAGGCGACACGCTCATCGACGTCTCCCTGGTGCGCCGTGAGCTGCACGTCCTGTCCGGACCGGACACACTCTATACGGCGCCGGTCGCGATAGGCGCCGATTCGGTGGTACGATTCGAGGCGAGCGTGTGGCACTTCTCGACGCCGCGCGGGCGGCACCGGATCCTGCGCAAGCGCGCGAACCCGGTCTGGCGCCCACCGGACTGGCACTACGCCGAGGTGGCGCTCGCGCACAGGCTGCGCCTCCGCGCCATTCCTGCCGGCGGCATCGTGCTCGAGGATGGACGCCGACTCGTCGTGCGCGACTCACTCGTGGGGCTCGCCTGGCGCGACGACGATTCCGTTCCCACCGAAGGTGATTCGTCGCCCTCGACGACGGAGACGTTCGCCCCCCTCCCGGTCGACGAGCACATCGTCTTCGACGCCACGCTGTTCATTCCGCCCCTTGCCTCGCGCAACCGCGAAGTGTCGGGGATGCTCGGTGCGTTCGCCCTGGATCTGGGGGACGGCATCATGCTGCACGGGACGGTTGACGACGCCACCCTGCAGTCGCAGCGTACGCATGGCTGCATTCGCTTGTTGGCGCGCGACCTGCAGTGGCTGTATGACCATGTTTCGGTCGGTACCGTCGTGCGCATACGCTAA
- a CDS encoding polysaccharide export protein produces MPTTGPRAQPARLRAALVLMVAMSTAACAIRLPGSSSLSQRTSIGGGPGARTNEERLPYAAGATQAPLVPGDVIRIRVWREPELSGEFVVDRRGIVTLPRLGAMNVSALEPEQLREQLTDAYAPFLRDPSIEVTPLRRIRVLGAVRTPGLYSADPTMSVRDVLALAGGATPDGRDAEVRLDRGGRSMVIPLWLGGQEVTLRSGDQLVVEQRAWLSRNVPLVAAIVSVGGGLAISLLAR; encoded by the coding sequence ATGCCAACGACAGGCCCGCGCGCACAGCCTGCGCGCCTCCGTGCTGCGCTCGTGCTCATGGTGGCGATGTCGACCGCCGCCTGCGCGATCCGCCTGCCAGGCTCATCCTCGCTGTCGCAACGCACATCGATCGGTGGCGGCCCAGGCGCGCGGACTAACGAGGAAAGGCTCCCCTACGCTGCTGGCGCGACGCAGGCACCGCTCGTCCCGGGGGATGTGATCCGCATCCGCGTGTGGCGCGAGCCCGAGCTGTCGGGAGAGTTCGTGGTCGATCGACGCGGGATCGTCACACTGCCGCGCCTGGGAGCGATGAACGTGAGCGCGCTGGAACCCGAGCAGTTGCGCGAGCAGCTGACGGACGCGTATGCGCCTTTCCTGCGCGATCCATCCATTGAAGTGACGCCGCTACGGCGCATTCGCGTGTTGGGGGCGGTGCGCACGCCCGGACTCTATTCGGCAGACCCGACCATGTCGGTGCGCGATGTACTCGCGCTCGCCGGTGGTGCGACACCTGACGGTCGCGACGCGGAGGTCCGACTCGACCGTGGCGGTCGATCGATGGTCATTCCGCTCTGGCTCGGCGGCCAGGAGGTGACGCTGCGATCGGGCGACCAACTCGTGGTCGAGCAGCGCGCGTGGCTGTCGCGCAACGTGCCGCTGGTCGCGGCCATCGTGAGCGTTGGTGGGGGACTCGCCATCTCATTGCTTGCCCGATGA